The Mastomys coucha isolate ucsf_1 unplaced genomic scaffold, UCSF_Mcou_1 pScaffold4, whole genome shotgun sequence genome has a segment encoding these proteins:
- the LOC116075961 gene encoding olfactory receptor 6C2-like has translation MRNHTVTTFILLGLTDDPVLQVLFFVILLLTYILSIMGNLTIIILTLMDSHLNTPMYFFLRNFSFLEISFTTVCIPRFLYSISTGINTITYNACASQIFFVGLFGATEFFLLAAMSYDRYVAICKPLHYMTIMVNKVCAILVLCCWTSGLLVIIIPLGMVLQLEFCDSNSIDHFFCDASPLFKISCSDTWFLEQTVIVCAVLTFIITLIVVILSYVYIIQTILRFPSAHQRKKAFSTCSSHMIVVSIMYGSCIFIYVTPSAKEQVELNKGVSMLNTSVAPLLNPFIYTLRNKQVKQALNDTVKKIAYLLHQ, from the coding sequence ATGAGAAACCACACAGTAACAACATTCATCTTGCTGGGACTTACAGATGATCCAGTGCTCCAAGTTCTGTTTTTTGTCATTTTACTTCTGACATATATTCTGAGCATAATGGGGAACCTGACGATTATCATTCTCACCTTGATGGACTCCCATCTTAATACacctatgtatttttttctccgAAACTTCTCCTTCTTAGAAATCTCATTCACAACAGTCTGTATTCCTAGATTCCTGTACAGTATATCAACTGGGATTAATACCATAACATATAATGCTTGTGCCAGTCAAATATTTTTTGTTGGACTCTTTGGAGCCACAGAGTTTTTTCTGCTGGCAGCTAtgtcctatgaccgctatgtggccatctgcaagcCCTTACACTATATGACCATCATGGTCAACAAAGTTTGTGCCATCCTTGTCCTCTGTTGCTGGACTTCTGGGCTGCTGGTCATAATCATACCTCTTGGCATGGTCCTCCAGCTGGAATTCTGTGACTCCAACAGCATTGATCACTTTTTCTGTGATGCATCACCTCTTTTCAAAATCTCTTGCTCAGATACATGGTTTTTGGAGCAGACTGTCATTGTTTGTGCAGTGCTGACTTTCATCATTACACTGATAGTTGTGATTCTCTCTTATGTATACATTATCCAAACAATTCTCAGATTCCCTTCTGCTCATCAGAGGAAGAAAGCATTTTCTACCTGCTCTTCTCACATGATTGTGGTTTCCATCATGTATGGCAGCTGCATTTTTATCTACGTGACACCTTCTGCCAAAGAACAGGTGGAGCTCAATAAAGGAGTATCTATGCTTAATACATCTGTTGCCcctttgttaaatccatttatttatactttgagAAATAAGCAAGTGAAACAAGCTTTGAATGACACAGTAAAAAAAATTGCATATCTCTTACACCAATAG